TATTGAAAACTAGTGAGTTCCCGCACCTGTACGTACTCCAGGTGCGGGAACATCGTCTTATTCACAGCTTATTTTCAGGCTTTCACACGGTTTCTTCAACCAGGTGCCAGTCTGACTCAATACAACAGGGGGATACTGTCTGACTATGAACACACAACCTCATAATTTTGGACATGATGAAACCCGTGGTTTTCCACAGCAATGGACCCAGTCACAGCCACAACCGCAGCAGCAGACTGCGGGTGGATATCAGCAGTCCTACAATCACATATCCAATCCATATACCACGCAGCAACCTGCTGAGCCGTTACCGAAGCAGGAGGAAGAAAAAAGTACGCAGGAGCGAACAATTGGGCTTGTACCTGCAATCGCGTTGGCGCTGGTGGCAGCGATTGGTTCCGGCGCTATTACAGGGGTGTATGTTTCGAAGCAGTCGTCGGTAGGCAATTCCCGTAGTTCTGTAGTTGAAACTTTAAAACAACCAGTGGGTAATAATGGCAATGCAGAAGACGCCGGAGGGGTACAAGCTGTAGCATCAGCGGTATTGCCTACCGTCGTATCCATCCAAGTACTTACTCGTTCGGAATCCAGTGAAGGTTCTGGCTCTATTATTTCACCTGATGGCTATGTCCTTACCAATAACCATGTGGTGGAATCTGCAGGACAGGAGACTGCAGAGATCACGGTTACCATGAATGACGGCAGTACTCATTCCGCGCGGTTTATCGCTGGCGATGTCAATACCGACGTTGCTGTGATCAAAATTGAGGGGGTTGCAGATCTGCCGACGATTAGTTTAGGAGACAGCGACGGACTGGCTGTTGGCCAGCAGGTAGTTGCGATCGGGTCGCCTTTAGGTCTTTCTTCAACTGTTACGTCTGGTATTGTCTCCGCACTCAATCGGCCGGTGCGTGCAGGGGGCGGCAGTTCCGGTGAGACCTCGCTTATCGACGCAATTCAAACGGATGCAGCGATTAATCCTGGGAACTCTGGCGGCCCGTTGGTTGATATGTCAGGAGCGCTTATCGGCATCAATTCGGTGATTGCCTCAAATTCAGTGACTCCAGATTCTGCTGGTTCGATCGGCTTAGGTTTCGCTATTCCTGCGAATTTTGCTCGCCGGGTTGCCCAGCAATTGATTGAGCGTGGGCAGGCGACCCAACCAATGATTGGTATTCAGCTATCTCAGAACCCTCGAATTCACGGTGCCGAGATTGTAGAGGTGTCTCCGAACGGTCCTGGGGATAAGGCAGGACTGAACAGTGGCGAAATCGTGGTTGGAATGAACGGTCGAATTATCGACAGCGCCGACGCGTTAATCGCCGCAGTTCGTAGTAGTGATTTTGGTGAAAAGATCTCATTGGAAGTTACAGATTCCGAAGGAAATAATTCGAGAATGGTAGAGGTTACGTTAACAACCGAGTAAGTTTCATATTGAAACAAATAGTTGATTCAAGAAAGACGGTACTCATGGATCCACACGACGTGCTTGCAGAAGTTGATGCAGTAGACGCCTCGGAAAAATTGGCGGATATTGGTGAACCCGATGAGGATTTTTTCCGAGCGGAAGAAGCTGCCGACCAAGCTCGCGCTGAGGGAAAGCGGTTGGCGCCCAGGCGGGCCCTGGTAGTTCTCGTGGCAGACCACGCTGTGGGTGCTGGCCCCGATGCAGACCAATTGGTTGCTGAGCTCCTATCTGAGGGCGGGTTCGTCGTTGATGCCGTTGTGCGAGTGCGATCAAAGCGGTCTCAGATTCGTAAAGCAATAGAAATGGGCGTTATCGGCGGGGTCGATTTGGTGCTCACCGTAGGTGGGACTGGGGTAGGGCCACGGGATAAAACACCTGAAGCTACCCGCGATATTCTTGATCAATTAGTGCCAGGTATTACCCAAGCACTGCGTAGCTCGGGTCTGCAATGCGGGGCAGTGGATGCCGCCGTATCACGTGGCCTTTCGGGTGTCTCCGGTTCTACTGTCGTGATTAACTCAGCAGGTTCCCGACAGGCTATTCGCGACGGCATGGCCACCATGACGCCGCTGGTGCATCATTTACTTGACCAATTACGCCGGGTGGAAATGACGTAATCTATGGCGCAGAAGAAAAAACGACGGCGTATAACTAGACTTTCTGACGCTGTTGACTACGACCGCACCGCCGACCGCGATAGCAGGCCATCCCTGATCGATCACGATCGCATGGTCATCTTGGACTCTGAGCTTTTCGACGACGACGTGGACGCCGATGCGACTTCACATTCGCTGGACTACTACAAAGAGCAACAACCACCCCACTACGGAATGTAAAAAACCGGCTTAATAAAGCCGGTTTTTGTTTAAAATCTAACCTCTTACAGGGTCTTTTGCTGCTTGAGGAGATCGCGGATCTCGGTGAGAAGTTCAACCTCGATTGGAGCTGGCTCTTCTTCTTCGGTTTCCACTTGCTTACGAGCTGCCATCATTTCGTTGAGCTTGTTCATTGGCGCAACCAAGATGAAGTACACTACAGCTGCGATAATCAGGAAGTTCAGTGCTGCGGTGATTACCGCACCGAAGTCAACGAAAGTGTTGGGGTTGCTGGCGATGATCTGGAAGCCCAAACCAGAAACATCGGCGCCGCCTACAGCGGCCAACATTGGGTTGATGAGGTTGTCAGTGAACGCGGTGACAATTGCGGTGAATGCAGTACCGATAACGACGGCGACGGCAAGTTCAACAACATTGCCACGGAGGATGAAATCCTTAAATCCCTTAAGCATGATATTTCCAATCAAAAACAAACGGACAGTTAGCAGGATTATAGACTAGTCCAAATAATGTGAGATGGGGAGGGCACCACACCTTATTCATGCGATCGATCGCCTGTAACAACTACTGCTAGTGGTAGCGATAGACTTGCGGCAGCTACGTGTTGGGCTGCGGTTGCGGGCAATGAAACCAAGACAGTGCCAGGGGTCGCTCCGGGTAGTTCGCTGGCTTCCGTTACCGCAAAAACTACCCGGCCACCTGCAGCTATCATCACTGGTTCAGACTTATCGGATTCGGTTGTAAGAATGGAAATCACGTCACCTGGTCGCAGTAAACCCGCCAATGTCGGTTCCGCTAATTTGATCGGAATTATGTTGGAATCCTCATTACCAAAAGCTTCTGTGTCGTTGGTCACTTTCGTGGATATGAGGGTCGTTTCAACGAAATCGTGACGGGTTACAATGGACCCATTCGGGCGTGAAACAACAGTTACATTCCCAATAATTTCTTCCGGATTTGTGACACTGTTCTCAGGGATCATTGAGCGCGGCATTCGGGCAATCCGGACATCGGCTTCCGTTAGTCGCGATCCTGCCGCAACCGTTGTGGAATAAATGACAACTGGTAATTCTTGTTGCGCCAAATGAAGCGTCGAAAAGCACAATGCGGCAATGACCAAAGCTGCAGCCGTAACTCGACGAAGCGCCAACGAACGTCGATAGCCTGGAGTAGTCAAAAAAGTCTTCATACATTATTGGACTCACTCACCGACCCAAATGGTTCCCTCATCTGTGATAATCGCAGAACATTTAATGTCATGTTGCTGGGTCGGTACTTCCCCTACTGGCAATACCTCATGGGCGTACACCACTGCCACAAGTAGCCCTGAGAAATCCGCCATGGCCCGATCGTAGTAGCCAGCGCCCTGACCAAGCCGAAACCCAGCTTCGTCAATTGCTAATGCTGGGACAAAGACCGCATCTAATGCTGATAACGCAGCTGAGTCTGCTGTTGGGGTTATCGGTTCTAAAATTCCAAACTTTCCGGGGCGGAGTGATTCCGGTCCCGTATACTGGCCCCACCGTAATTGACCCTTTGGATAACAGACAGGTAGCCAGAGCTCTTTACAGGCACAAGCGACTGCGGGAAGGAAAAAATCTCCGCCTGGTTCTGATGGCATCGGAACAAACGCTGCAACCCGCGAATGGGGGAGGGCGGAAATAAGTGCTACAGTCCGCTCGGAAAGTTTGCTGTCGCGTCTCCCCTTTAATTCGGGGGTAATTTTCTTCCGGGATTCCCTAATACGGGAGCGTAACGCCGACTTTCGCTCGGGTACATCAGCTAACCTCATTCTTTGAGGAATTTTACTAATAAATCCTTGCGAAAAATCTGGATAAACCATGTTCTAATTTTATAAAAAACGCATTCTTAACTGCCAAGTTGCGGGTATTAGGCACTGGTGCGGCGTAAACTTGTAGCTATGAGTTCTGCCAATACACATATCTCCACAGCAGTGCGTACGGTTATCATTCCTGCTGCTGGTATGGGGACCCGATTTCTCCCAGCCACTAAAACAGTTCCAAAAGAGCTGTTGCCCGTTGTCGATACACCAGGTATCGAATTAATCGCAGAAGAAGCAGCCCAACTGGGAGCTACTCGATTGGCAATCATCACCGCGCCCAACAAACAAGAGGTCTTGGCTCACTTCGAAGATTGTCCGGATTTGGAAAAAACCCTCGCTGAACGCGGGAAAACAACTCAATTGGCCAAAGTGCACCGGGCGGTAGAACTGCCCAAACCTGTCCCTGTGGAACAAGCCAAACCACTCGGGCTCGGCCATGCAGTCAGCCTTGCCGAGGCGGTGCTTGACGACGACGAAGACGTCGTCGCAGTCATGCTACCCGACGACCTGGTTCTGCCAATGGGCGTTGTGAAAAAGATGGCCGAAGTGCGTGCCACACTCGGCGGCTCCGTACTGTGCGCCTTCAACGTGCCTAAAGAAGAAGTGTACAACTACGGTGTGTTCGACATAGAAGATGTGGAAAACTACGACGGTGAGTACGTCGTCAAGCGAGTAAAGGGAATGGTGGAAAAACCCGCCGTCGACGAAGCCCCCTCAACTTTCGTGGCAACGGGCCGCTACCTCCTCGATCGTGCAATCTTCGACGCGCTGCGCCGCATAACCCCCGGAACCGGCGGAGAACTACAGCTTACAGACGCCATTGCATCACTTATCGACGCCGGTCACCCAGTGCATATCCTTGTGCACGAAGGAAAACGCCACGACCTCGGAAACCCCGGAGGATACATCCCAGCAGTAGTCGACTTTGGTCTTGCCGACCCCACCTACGGGCCCACGCTGAAGAAAGTCCTTCGCGAAATTCTCGACGAGCATCAGGCATAATACACT
The nucleotide sequence above comes from Corynebacterium mustelae. Encoded proteins:
- a CDS encoding S1C family serine protease; amino-acid sequence: MNTQPHNFGHDETRGFPQQWTQSQPQPQQQTAGGYQQSYNHISNPYTTQQPAEPLPKQEEEKSTQERTIGLVPAIALALVAAIGSGAITGVYVSKQSSVGNSRSSVVETLKQPVGNNGNAEDAGGVQAVASAVLPTVVSIQVLTRSESSEGSGSIISPDGYVLTNNHVVESAGQETAEITVTMNDGSTHSARFIAGDVNTDVAVIKIEGVADLPTISLGDSDGLAVGQQVVAIGSPLGLSSTVTSGIVSALNRPVRAGGGSSGETSLIDAIQTDAAINPGNSGGPLVDMSGALIGINSVIASNSVTPDSAGSIGLGFAIPANFARRVAQQLIERGQATQPMIGIQLSQNPRIHGAEIVEVSPNGPGDKAGLNSGEIVVGMNGRIIDSADALIAAVRSSDFGEKISLEVTDSEGNNSRMVEVTLTTE
- a CDS encoding MogA/MoaB family molybdenum cofactor biosynthesis protein; its protein translation is MDPHDVLAEVDAVDASEKLADIGEPDEDFFRAEEAADQARAEGKRLAPRRALVVLVADHAVGAGPDADQLVAELLSEGGFVVDAVVRVRSKRSQIRKAIEMGVIGGVDLVLTVGGTGVGPRDKTPEATRDILDQLVPGITQALRSSGLQCGAVDAAVSRGLSGVSGSTVVINSAGSRQAIRDGMATMTPLVHHLLDQLRRVEMT
- the mscL gene encoding large conductance mechanosensitive channel protein MscL; translation: MLKGFKDFILRGNVVELAVAVVIGTAFTAIVTAFTDNLINPMLAAVGGADVSGLGFQIIASNPNTFVDFGAVITAALNFLIIAAVVYFILVAPMNKLNEMMAARKQVETEEEEPAPIEVELLTEIRDLLKQQKTL
- a CDS encoding SAF domain-containing protein; the protein is MKTFLTTPGYRRSLALRRVTAAALVIAALCFSTLHLAQQELPVVIYSTTVAAGSRLTEADVRIARMPRSMIPENSVTNPEEIIGNVTVVSRPNGSIVTRHDFVETTLISTKVTNDTEAFGNEDSNIIPIKLAEPTLAGLLRPGDVISILTTESDKSEPVMIAAGGRVVFAVTEASELPGATPGTVLVSLPATAAQHVAAASLSLPLAVVVTGDRSHE
- a CDS encoding 5-formyltetrahydrofolate cyclo-ligase, coding for MRLADVPERKSALRSRIRESRKKITPELKGRRDSKLSERTVALISALPHSRVAAFVPMPSEPGGDFFLPAVACACKELWLPVCYPKGQLRWGQYTGPESLRPGKFGILEPITPTADSAALSALDAVFVPALAIDEAGFRLGQGAGYYDRAMADFSGLLVAVVYAHEVLPVGEVPTQQHDIKCSAIITDEGTIWVGE
- a CDS encoding UTP--glucose-1-phosphate uridylyltransferase: MSSANTHISTAVRTVIIPAAGMGTRFLPATKTVPKELLPVVDTPGIELIAEEAAQLGATRLAIITAPNKQEVLAHFEDCPDLEKTLAERGKTTQLAKVHRAVELPKPVPVEQAKPLGLGHAVSLAEAVLDDDEDVVAVMLPDDLVLPMGVVKKMAEVRATLGGSVLCAFNVPKEEVYNYGVFDIEDVENYDGEYVVKRVKGMVEKPAVDEAPSTFVATGRYLLDRAIFDALRRITPGTGGELQLTDAIASLIDAGHPVHILVHEGKRHDLGNPGGYIPAVVDFGLADPTYGPTLKKVLREILDEHQA